Proteins found in one Maridesulfovibrio sp. genomic segment:
- a CDS encoding sensor domain-containing diguanylate cyclase — MTVRVKLITALSLILVTAFISLSLFNYNESRKKIREDIVNSSLPLTRDNIYSEIQTVLMRPLFVSSLMASDTFLMDWASDGERDLGKIKRYLKEIQDRYGFFSSFFVSAKTGKYYYSGGVLKTVSKQNEHDVWYYDFLRSGEQHDLDVDSNEAADNILTVFINHRLVNESGELLGVTGVGLKMGDVSRLLKLFSEKYGKTIFLVDGNGLVQVHHKVGLIEQINLRHMPGHAKIATQVLNTSSEPSTYEFEFNGDRIFLTARYIPELEWILIVEQNETILLDAARHNLVRTIIVGGLATLFIVILSILVVNHFQLRLEKQAETDELTGLGNRRSFERYFESTVVASTKANRPLSIILLDIDGFKLVNDICGHLEGDRILKQISGIVSSSVRGGDFCSRWGGDEFLLLVDGGIDIAFDIAQRIRKGVANAAEDNFILNESGLEITVSCGVAQYSGEDTLDTLIARADKAMYESKTQGKDMVVKG; from the coding sequence ATGACTGTTAGAGTAAAGTTGATAACCGCTTTATCGCTCATTCTTGTAACCGCGTTCATTTCACTCAGCCTTTTTAACTACAATGAATCCCGCAAAAAAATCCGCGAGGATATCGTCAACTCTTCGCTTCCGCTGACCCGTGACAATATTTATTCGGAAATACAGACAGTATTGATGCGCCCTTTATTCGTATCTTCGTTGATGGCCAGCGACACGTTTCTTATGGATTGGGCCTCGGACGGGGAGCGTGATCTCGGCAAAATTAAAAGATATTTAAAAGAAATTCAGGATAGATATGGCTTTTTCAGTTCTTTTTTTGTCTCTGCCAAAACCGGTAAATATTATTATTCGGGCGGAGTGCTCAAGACTGTTTCAAAGCAGAATGAACATGATGTCTGGTATTATGATTTCCTTCGGAGCGGCGAACAGCATGATCTGGATGTTGACTCAAACGAAGCAGCCGACAACATCCTTACAGTTTTTATCAACCATCGTTTAGTGAACGAGAGTGGCGAACTTCTGGGAGTTACCGGTGTCGGACTGAAAATGGGCGATGTCTCGCGGCTACTGAAATTATTCTCCGAAAAGTACGGTAAAACAATTTTTCTTGTTGATGGAAACGGGCTTGTTCAGGTTCATCATAAAGTAGGACTGATCGAGCAGATTAATCTGCGGCATATGCCCGGACATGCCAAAATTGCCACTCAGGTTTTAAATACCTCCTCGGAACCATCCACATATGAATTCGAATTCAACGGAGACCGGATATTTTTAACCGCCCGTTATATACCGGAGTTGGAGTGGATTCTCATCGTTGAACAAAATGAAACTATATTGCTCGATGCCGCACGGCATAATCTGGTACGGACTATCATTGTAGGTGGATTGGCCACCCTGTTTATAGTTATTTTGAGCATTCTTGTGGTCAATCATTTCCAGCTGCGTTTGGAAAAGCAGGCTGAGACCGATGAGCTGACCGGACTTGGGAATCGGCGTTCTTTTGAACGGTATTTTGAATCCACTGTTGTTGCCAGCACGAAAGCGAACCGTCCTTTATCCATTATTCTGCTTGATATTGACGGCTTTAAGCTGGTTAATGATATATGCGGGCATCTTGAAGGTGACCGTATACTCAAGCAGATTTCCGGTATTGTCAGCTCTTCTGTCCGCGGTGGTGATTTTTGCTCTCGCTGGGGAGGAGATGAGTTCCTGCTGCTTGTAGATGGTGGAATTGATATAGCTTTTGATATTGCCCAAAGGATTAGAAAAGGCGTTGCGAATGCTGCCGAAGATAATTTTATCCTTAATGAGTCAGGATTAGAAATAACCGTCAGTTGCGGGGTAGCCCAGTATTCCGGTGAGGATACACTTGATACCCTTATCGCAAGAGCGGACAAGGCTATGTATGAGTCAAAGACTCAGGGTAAGGATATGGTAGTTAAGGGCTGA
- a CDS encoding transposase, translated as MRNTNVGHRRIGESTIKASESRQELMERLMSSEEEARNFLLHKALGDRKPFCPRCREHKLYLLNGSRYRCSSCKYTFQDFSGRWINNGGLSCREWVRLIQMFADDHTAHAISIDLELSYNATYKAITALRFAILSQAIDAQQLLSAETGLHKHLKNRKLTGIPAQKTTGTIPVFGIMEKNGWVFIDLMQNITAESVFHFNHNFHLKLVRHGSIIHTDRYQKYDSLILCGDDSLPLDYIRKYPDITPHIEISGGEFWQFARQRIKRYKGISPHRFPLYLKELEFRFNNRNKNLFDQLVNYICKIAPEVD; from the coding sequence ATGCGAAACACAAATGTCGGCCATAGGCGGATAGGTGAATCCACAATTAAAGCCTCCGAAAGCAGGCAGGAATTGATGGAACGTCTGATGTCATCTGAGGAGGAGGCCAGAAACTTCCTGCTGCACAAAGCATTGGGAGATCGAAAGCCTTTCTGCCCCCGATGCCGGGAGCACAAACTCTACCTGCTCAACGGATCACGTTACCGGTGCTCGTCCTGCAAGTATACTTTTCAGGACTTCAGCGGACGCTGGATAAATAACGGAGGCCTTTCCTGTCGCGAATGGGTGCGCCTGATCCAGATGTTTGCTGACGACCACACCGCGCACGCCATTTCCATCGATTTAGAGCTATCCTACAACGCAACCTACAAGGCGATTACCGCGCTTAGGTTCGCCATACTGTCACAGGCCATCGATGCCCAGCAGCTCTTAAGTGCCGAGACAGGGCTACACAAACATCTCAAGAACAGAAAATTGACCGGGATTCCAGCCCAAAAAACTACCGGAACCATACCGGTATTCGGGATAATGGAAAAAAACGGATGGGTGTTCATTGATCTGATGCAGAATATCACCGCGGAATCGGTGTTCCACTTTAACCACAACTTTCACCTTAAGCTTGTTCGGCACGGCAGCATCATCCACACCGACCGCTACCAGAAATACGATTCGCTGATCCTTTGCGGCGATGATTCCCTGCCGCTTGATTATATCCGCAAATATCCGGATATCACCCCGCACATAGAAATATCAGGCGGGGAATTCTGGCAGTTCGCCCGGCAGCGTATCAAGAGATACAAAGGAATATCCCCGCATCGCTTCCCACTCTACTTGAAAGAGCTGGAATTCAGATTCAACAACCGCAATAAAAATTTATTCGATCAGCTGGTTAATTATATCTGCAAAATCGCGCCGGAAGTGGACTAA
- the moaA gene encoding GTP 3',8-cyclase MoaA, translating to MVLTDKLGRTVNYLRLSVTDRCNLRCMYCVTKDFQFIPHPNILRYEEMLRLIDIASTMNIGKLRLTGGEPFARKGFMDFISNVMVQHPEMDLRITTNGTLIEPLVPDLKKLGVSRLNISLDTLDRATFKEVTGRDHLEDVLSTIHACLSAGIRIKINAVAMKGINDNELNSFIDFARENPLDLRFIEFMPMGDDTKSDSRFWSADDILEQGRKYAVLKKIQVKKENHGPARMYSIEGGKGRLGLISPVSSHFCSTCNRLRITSDGNLRTCLFSDRTYRLRNILRSPALGDDALRKVIAAATRDKPLGYHLLEQRSGCKGVCETQMSAIGG from the coding sequence ATGGTACTTACTGACAAATTAGGCAGAACAGTCAATTACCTGAGGCTGAGCGTTACCGACCGCTGCAATCTGCGCTGCATGTATTGCGTGACAAAAGATTTTCAGTTTATCCCGCACCCGAACATCCTGCGCTATGAAGAGATGCTGAGGTTGATTGATATCGCCTCGACAATGAATATCGGCAAGCTGCGCCTCACCGGAGGAGAGCCGTTTGCCCGCAAGGGATTCATGGATTTCATCTCAAATGTTATGGTTCAGCACCCGGAGATGGATCTGCGCATTACAACCAACGGAACCCTCATAGAACCTTTGGTGCCGGATCTAAAAAAACTGGGAGTCAGCAGGCTCAACATTTCCCTCGATACCCTTGACCGCGCAACTTTTAAAGAAGTGACCGGTCGCGATCACCTTGAAGATGTCCTAAGCACCATCCACGCCTGTCTATCCGCGGGAATACGGATCAAAATCAATGCCGTGGCCATGAAGGGAATAAATGATAATGAACTCAATTCCTTCATCGATTTCGCACGGGAAAACCCTCTGGATTTACGCTTCATCGAATTCATGCCCATGGGTGACGACACCAAGTCCGACAGCAGATTCTGGTCCGCAGACGATATACTTGAGCAAGGACGGAAGTACGCAGTACTTAAAAAGATACAGGTAAAGAAGGAAAACCACGGACCGGCAAGGATGTATTCCATTGAGGGGGGCAAGGGCAGGCTGGGTCTTATCTCACCGGTCAGTTCACATTTCTGCAGTACCTGCAACAGGCTGCGTATAACCTCAGACGGAAATCTGCGCACATGCCTTTTTTCTGACCGGACCTACCGGCTGCGTAATATTTTAAGAAGCCCTGCTCTTGGTGATGATGCCCTGCGCAAGGTTATTGCGGCGGCAACCCGGGATAAACCGCTGGGATATCATCTCTTGGAACAAAGATCAGGATGTAAAGGTGTATGCGAAACACAAATGTCGGCCATAGGCGGATAG
- a CDS encoding formate dehydrogenase accessory protein FdhE: protein MNFDYNSAKEKLDKKVSELRDKSFLPEELVNLISNVAAIQLEAQQHSSPEIPTELASAEQNLQGRPLLAREDFPYDYEQAVKLINELSEMVAKEEGPIAEATALITAGIKSGELDLKKAFQAYLETDDDFFLGWAEKMPEAPRTLSFLVQSALTPSIKTVALTLSDKLPEIEPDTSKRPDTGEIDFELEQPAPRTHGHCPICGSVPFMHTLHHKQGFRYANCSFCHTEYRVQRMACAYCDETSADKLKFFTVEEAPGYRVDVCESCKSYIKTADFRKVDKISIPALDDLESLPLDFVSVKEGYNRGTLSVWGF, encoded by the coding sequence ATGAATTTTGATTACAACAGCGCCAAGGAAAAGTTGGATAAAAAGGTCTCGGAACTGCGGGATAAATCTTTTCTTCCGGAAGAACTTGTCAATTTGATTTCAAATGTCGCCGCAATCCAGCTTGAAGCGCAGCAGCATTCCTCACCGGAAATACCAACGGAACTGGCCTCCGCAGAACAAAATCTGCAAGGCCGTCCCCTGCTTGCCCGCGAAGACTTCCCTTATGACTATGAACAGGCCGTCAAACTCATAAACGAATTGTCCGAAATGGTTGCTAAAGAAGAAGGTCCCATTGCCGAAGCTACCGCGCTTATCACAGCGGGCATCAAATCCGGCGAACTGGACCTGAAAAAAGCCTTTCAAGCCTATCTTGAAACCGACGACGATTTCTTTCTCGGTTGGGCGGAGAAAATGCCGGAAGCTCCACGCACCCTTAGTTTTCTGGTCCAATCTGCATTGACTCCTTCCATAAAAACCGTTGCCCTCACGCTGTCTGACAAGCTGCCTGAAATTGAGCCTGATACCTCAAAGAGACCGGACACAGGCGAGATCGATTTTGAGCTGGAACAACCCGCGCCGCGTACTCACGGACACTGTCCCATCTGCGGTTCCGTACCTTTCATGCACACCCTGCATCATAAGCAGGGATTTCGTTACGCCAACTGCTCATTCTGCCACACGGAATATCGTGTGCAAAGGATGGCCTGTGCCTATTGCGATGAAACAAGCGCGGACAAACTCAAATTCTTCACCGTCGAAGAGGCTCCCGGATACAGGGTCGATGTCTGCGAATCGTGCAAAAGTTATATAAAAACAGCAGATTTCCGGAAAGTGGATAAAATTTCCATACCCGCGCTGGATGATCTGGAATCGCTTCCCCTTGATTTTGTTTCGGTAAAGGAAGGTTACAACCGGGGAACATTATCCGTCTGGGGGTTTTAA